From Pseudomonas sp. LS1212, the proteins below share one genomic window:
- a CDS encoding heavy metal translocating P-type ATPase yields MPAGPVQQWTFGVAGMTCASCVTRVEKALLKVPGVAAASVNLVSEAATVEVKAEVALAPLLQAVVGAGYRVKEDELDLAIAGMSCASCVGRVEKALLKVPGVLLATVNLASEGARVRVVSGAVSLAALIQAVVAAGYEASVPAAKEATAAPPRRDWWPVALAAGLSLPLVVQMLAALLGVRWSVPGWVQLVLATPVQFWLGARFYRDGWRALRVGSGNMDLLVALGTSAGYGLSVYLLATHAGPGDPPLYFEASAVVITLVLLGKWLEARAKRHTGDAIRALQALRPDTARVRRDGVEYEVPANALIVGDLAVVRPGERVPADGVVRDGRSHLDESLLTGESLPVAKGVGDSVTGGAINGEGLLLIVTTAVGAESTLARIIRLVENAQAAKAPIQRLVDRVSAAFVPVVLVVAAMALLIGCWLTGEVAGPLINAVAVLVIACPCALGLATPTVIMAGTGVGARHGILIKDAEALEIAHRVSVVAFDKTGTLTLGKPQVTALEVADGDIARLLQLAASAQVGSEHPLAQALLDKAEHEGVALLPASEIAALPGRGLAASVAGRALRLGSTRLMQELGVDLSPLAPSAAALAQAGNSVSWLADLSEQPQLLGLIAFGDAVKPTARQAVARLHKLGIRTVMITGDNRGAAASVAALLGLDEVRAEVLPGDKAAVVQALKADGAVVAMVGDGINDAPALAAADVGIAMSTGTDVAMHTAGITLMRGDPALVADALALSRHTYGRILKSLFWAFVYNLVGIPLAAFGLLNPVVAGAAMALSSVSVVTYALLLKRWRPALVERD; encoded by the coding sequence ATGCCCGCAGGTCCGGTCCAGCAATGGACCTTCGGCGTGGCCGGCATGACCTGCGCGTCCTGCGTGACGCGTGTCGAGAAGGCCTTGCTGAAGGTGCCGGGCGTTGCCGCCGCCAGTGTCAACTTGGTCAGCGAGGCGGCGACGGTCGAGGTGAAGGCCGAAGTTGCGCTGGCGCCCCTGCTCCAGGCGGTAGTAGGCGCGGGCTATCGCGTGAAGGAAGACGAACTGGACTTGGCCATCGCCGGCATGAGCTGCGCCTCGTGCGTTGGTCGCGTCGAGAAGGCCCTGTTGAAGGTTCCGGGCGTGTTGTTGGCCACGGTGAATCTGGCCAGCGAAGGGGCGCGGGTCCGGGTGGTGTCCGGCGCGGTCTCGCTGGCGGCGCTGATCCAGGCGGTAGTGGCAGCCGGCTATGAGGCCAGCGTGCCGGCAGCCAAAGAGGCCACTGCCGCGCCGCCGCGTCGCGACTGGTGGCCGGTGGCGCTGGCTGCCGGACTTTCCCTGCCGCTGGTGGTGCAGATGCTCGCCGCGTTGCTGGGTGTGCGTTGGAGCGTGCCGGGCTGGGTGCAACTGGTACTGGCCACGCCGGTGCAGTTCTGGCTGGGCGCGCGTTTCTATCGGGACGGCTGGCGGGCCTTGCGCGTCGGCAGCGGCAATATGGACCTCCTGGTGGCACTGGGCACCAGTGCGGGCTACGGACTGTCGGTCTACCTGCTGGCGACGCATGCCGGCCCCGGCGACCCGCCCCTCTATTTCGAGGCTTCCGCGGTAGTGATCACCCTGGTGCTGCTCGGCAAGTGGCTTGAGGCACGCGCCAAGCGCCACACGGGCGACGCCATTCGCGCGTTACAGGCCCTGCGACCGGACACCGCCCGCGTGCGCCGCGACGGGGTGGAGTACGAGGTGCCGGCGAATGCGCTGATCGTCGGTGACCTAGCAGTGGTGCGGCCGGGCGAGCGTGTGCCGGCCGACGGTGTAGTGCGCGACGGGCGCAGCCATCTCGACGAGTCATTGTTGACCGGCGAGAGTCTGCCGGTCGCCAAGGGCGTGGGTGATTCGGTCACCGGCGGGGCGATCAACGGCGAGGGGCTGTTGCTGATCGTGACCACGGCGGTCGGCGCGGAAAGCACGCTGGCCCGGATCATCCGCCTGGTCGAAAACGCTCAGGCGGCCAAGGCGCCGATCCAGCGTTTGGTGGATCGGGTCAGCGCCGCTTTCGTACCGGTGGTGCTGGTGGTCGCGGCCATGGCCCTGCTGATCGGCTGCTGGCTGACCGGCGAGGTGGCCGGCCCGCTGATCAACGCGGTGGCGGTGCTGGTGATCGCCTGCCCCTGTGCGCTGGGCCTCGCCACACCGACCGTGATCATGGCCGGTACCGGGGTCGGCGCGCGCCACGGCATTCTGATCAAGGATGCGGAAGCCTTGGAGATCGCGCACCGGGTGAGCGTAGTGGCCTTCGACAAGACCGGCACGCTGACCTTGGGCAAACCCCAAGTGACGGCGCTGGAGGTGGCGGACGGCGATATCGCGCGCCTGCTGCAACTGGCCGCGTCGGCGCAGGTCGGCAGCGAGCACCCGCTGGCGCAGGCGTTGCTGGACAAGGCCGAGCATGAGGGCGTGGCTTTATTGCCAGCGTCCGAGATCGCGGCATTGCCGGGGCGCGGCCTGGCGGCCTCGGTAGCAGGGCGTGCGCTGCGCCTGGGCAGCACGCGGTTGATGCAGGAACTCGGCGTGGACCTGTCGCCGCTCGCACCTTCCGCGGCGGCGTTGGCCCAGGCCGGCAATAGCGTGTCCTGGCTTGCCGACCTGTCCGAGCAGCCGCAGTTGTTGGGCCTGATCGCCTTCGGCGATGCGGTGAAGCCGACCGCACGGCAGGCTGTGGCGCGCTTGCACAAACTGGGTATCCGCACCGTGATGATCACCGGCGATAACCGCGGTGCGGCCGCCAGCGTGGCCGCGCTGCTCGGCCTCGACGAGGTGCGCGCCGAGGTGCTGCCCGGCGACAAGGCGGCCGTGGTGCAAGCGCTGAAGGCCGATGGCGCGGTAGTGGCTATGGTCGGTGACGGCATCAACGACGCGCCGGCGCTGGCGGCGGCCGATGTCGGTATTGCCATGTCGACCGGCACCGACGTGGCGATGCACACCGCTGGCATCACCCTGATGCGCGGTGATCCGGCGCTGGTGGCGGATGCCTTGGCACTGTCCCGCCACACCTACGGGCGGATTCTGAAGAGCCTGTTCTGGGCCTTCGTCTACAACCTGGTCGGCATTCCGCTGGCCGCATTCGGTCTATTGAACCCGGTGGTGGCCGGCGCGGCGATGGCGTTGTCCAGCGTCTCGGTGGTCACTTACGCCCTGTTGCTGAAGCGTTGGCGGCCGGCACTGGTAGAGCGGGACTGA
- a CDS encoding DUF2933 domain-containing protein, whose translation MISNKSTMVRLGIGAAITLVAAYVLFPAFQTWIVTNALILLLLLCPLAMVFCMRGMHKDAPAADDTRKAKPTERNPNDTP comes from the coding sequence ATGATTAGCAATAAATCCACAATGGTTCGGCTGGGCATCGGTGCTGCCATTACCCTGGTGGCTGCCTATGTCTTGTTCCCGGCTTTTCAAACTTGGATCGTGACGAACGCGCTGATCTTGCTGTTACTGCTCTGTCCGCTGGCGATGGTGTTTTGTATGCGCGGCATGCACAAGGATGCGCCCGCTGCCGACGACACCCGGAAGGCTAAGCCGACTGAGCGCAACCCAAACGACACGCCGTGA
- a CDS encoding isoprenylcysteine carboxylmethyltransferase family protein, which produces MNDFAMHYGHWSWVLIMVLIASWLLYRFVAPRSWREWMGAGLVQAFIIALYAEMYGFPLTIYLLTGFLGIDLPLTGFSGHLWATLLGYGSTGAMLEMLLGGVFIVVGLVLLIRGWVQVYRANLEGRLATEGVYGLIRHPQYTGIMLAVFGQIIHWPTVVTLLLFPVIIYAYVRLAKREESALAERFGEVYQAYRQRLPMFFPRREDWREFLRSLLFAYQK; this is translated from the coding sequence ATGAACGACTTTGCCATGCACTATGGACACTGGAGTTGGGTGCTCATCATGGTGCTGATCGCATCATGGCTCCTCTACCGTTTCGTCGCCCCACGCAGTTGGCGTGAGTGGATGGGCGCCGGCTTGGTGCAAGCGTTCATCATCGCGTTATACGCCGAGATGTACGGCTTCCCGCTGACTATTTATCTGCTGACTGGTTTTCTGGGCATTGATCTTCCGCTGACGGGCTTCTCCGGCCATCTCTGGGCTACCCTGCTGGGCTACGGCAGCACCGGGGCCATGCTGGAAATGCTGTTGGGCGGAGTATTTATCGTGGTTGGTCTGGTGCTGCTGATCCGAGGCTGGGTCCAGGTCTACCGCGCCAATCTGGAGGGCCGACTGGCCACAGAGGGAGTCTACGGTCTGATCCGACACCCGCAATACACCGGGATCATGCTGGCCGTCTTCGGGCAGATCATTCACTGGCCGACGGTCGTCACTTTGCTGCTGTTCCCCGTGATCATCTACGCCTATGTTCGGCTGGCCAAGCGGGAGGAATCGGCGCTGGCCGAGCGCTTCGGCGAAGTTTATCAGGCCTATCGGCAACGCTTGCCGATGTTCTTTCCGCGCCGAGAGGACTGGCGTGAGTTTCTCCGCTCACTGCTCTTTGCCTATCAGAAATAG
- a CDS encoding MerR family transcriptional regulator encodes MNIGEAASESGLSAKMIRYYERIDLIPASRRTQAGYRVYRENDVQVLRFIHHARDLGFSIEQVRTLLELWRDRNRPDGEVQGIARTYIDVLNARIAALLAMHDALSYLAEHCDDSEQPPGPFLDDLPPLPA; translated from the coding sequence ATGAACATTGGCGAAGCAGCGAGTGAAAGCGGTTTGTCCGCCAAGATGATCCGTTACTACGAACGCATTGACCTGATCCCGGCCTCACGGCGCACGCAAGCAGGCTATCGTGTCTACCGCGAGAACGACGTACAGGTTTTGCGCTTCATTCACCATGCGCGGGATCTGGGGTTCTCGATCGAGCAGGTCCGTACCTTGCTGGAGTTATGGCGGGACCGTAATCGCCCCGACGGCGAGGTTCAGGGCATCGCCCGGACCTACATCGATGTGTTGAACGCGCGTATTGCCGCGCTGCTGGCCATGCACGATGCCCTGTCATACCTGGCCGAGCATTGCGACGACTCTGAACAACCACCTGGGCCGTTCCTGGATGACCTGCCCCCACTACCTGCCTGA
- a CDS encoding DUF411 domain-containing protein produces the protein MNKSFTLLGGVLLAFASLAMPIALAAPGETVLYKNPSCKCCDKYAEYLREGGFKVSVIADSAQFQRVSKASGVPPSLAGCHAMTVDGYVVGGHVPLAAVNKLLTERPAIRGIALAGMPAGSPGMNGTQQKPFEIYAFDGAKAWLYMTHVLTDSSATEIWKAINA, from the coding sequence ATGAACAAGTCATTCACGCTTTTGGGTGGTGTGTTACTGGCATTCGCCTCCCTTGCGATGCCGATCGCCCTTGCTGCTCCTGGAGAAACCGTTCTTTATAAGAATCCAAGCTGCAAGTGCTGCGATAAATATGCCGAGTACCTACGCGAAGGTGGCTTCAAGGTGTCGGTTATCGCGGATTCCGCACAGTTTCAGCGCGTCAGTAAGGCGTCTGGCGTCCCCCCATCCTTGGCAGGCTGCCATGCCATGACGGTTGATGGCTATGTCGTTGGCGGTCACGTTCCACTTGCGGCCGTCAATAAATTGTTGACGGAGCGTCCAGCAATTCGCGGTATCGCCCTGGCAGGTATGCCTGCGGGCTCGCCCGGCATGAACGGTACTCAACAGAAACCGTTTGAAATTTACGCCTTTGACGGAGCTAAAGCCTGGCTCTACATGACCCATGTGCTGACCGATAGCTCGGCGACTGAAATATGGAAGGCAATAAATGCCTGA
- a CDS encoding copper-binding protein, which produces MKQALNAVASVVVALSLPVLAEDMPGMKMDDMPMAGMQMQQEAQQAPTAKASGTVKAIDTEKNTVTLAHGAVPALQWPAMTMGFSATAEQLAGLKVGDRAEFEFRAEGMAASIASIKTLN; this is translated from the coding sequence ATGAAGCAAGCCCTGAACGCAGTTGCAAGCGTAGTTGTTGCGCTATCCCTTCCCGTCCTGGCCGAGGACATGCCGGGAATGAAGATGGACGACATGCCCATGGCGGGCATGCAGATGCAGCAGGAAGCGCAGCAGGCCCCAACCGCCAAGGCCAGTGGTACGGTCAAGGCAATCGACACCGAGAAAAACACCGTCACCCTCGCGCATGGCGCCGTGCCGGCATTGCAGTGGCCAGCTATGACCATGGGCTTCAGCGCAACTGCGGAGCAACTGGCGGGCCTGAAGGTGGGTGATCGAGCGGAGTTCGAGTTTCGCGCCGAGGGAATGGCAGCCTCCATCGCGTCCATCAAGACTCTGAACTAA
- a CDS encoding TolC family protein, producing MNSKRYCTGWPVAAALAATVLALPSLAAPLTLDEALRLAEDNAPSLTAQAAKLEAASSAAIPAGELPDPKLLLGVQNFPVGGPDRWSIDQDFMTMQMVGVMQEVPNRDKRRARIEVAEAAVDRAMAESRVERLKVRQATALAWISSYSVERKQALFQDFFRENRLLGDTVRAQIAGGRGQTADAVTPKQEAALLAEQQDELIRLRAQARAALRRWIGPAANEPLAGRLPEWPIAAEGYAHKLQYNPALAAFAPITREAQAKVREAQAEKQSDWSWELDYQRRGREFGDMLSVQFSFDLPLFPGSRQNPMIAARHAELNQLEAEREVLAREHAQQLEEDLAEYERLNRAVRRSQDSLLPLAKEKVELTMASYRAGKGDLAPVIAARRELIEARLKHIDFEELRALTSARLYFTYGENHQ from the coding sequence ATGAACTCCAAACGCTATTGCACAGGGTGGCCCGTCGCGGCTGCCCTGGCGGCAACCGTGCTGGCATTACCGAGCCTAGCTGCACCCCTGACACTCGATGAAGCCTTGCGGTTGGCCGAAGACAATGCCCCTTCGTTGACCGCCCAGGCGGCCAAATTGGAGGCGGCCAGTAGCGCCGCCATCCCGGCCGGCGAATTACCCGATCCGAAGTTACTGCTGGGCGTGCAGAACTTCCCCGTTGGTGGTCCCGATCGCTGGAGCATCGACCAGGACTTCATGACCATGCAGATGGTCGGAGTCATGCAGGAGGTGCCCAATCGTGACAAGCGCCGGGCACGCATCGAGGTGGCCGAGGCGGCCGTCGATCGAGCCATGGCCGAAAGCCGGGTCGAGCGTCTGAAAGTCCGTCAGGCCACCGCTCTGGCCTGGATCAGCAGCTACTCGGTGGAGCGCAAACAGGCGCTGTTCCAGGATTTCTTCCGCGAGAATCGCCTGCTGGGCGATACCGTCCGCGCGCAGATCGCCGGCGGTCGTGGGCAGACCGCCGATGCCGTGACACCGAAACAGGAGGCGGCCCTGTTGGCTGAGCAACAGGACGAATTGATCCGGCTGCGCGCGCAAGCGCGTGCCGCCCTGCGGCGCTGGATCGGCCCTGCCGCCAATGAGCCGCTGGCCGGTCGCTTGCCGGAGTGGCCGATCGCAGCCGAGGGCTATGCCCATAAGCTGCAATATAACCCTGCGTTGGCGGCCTTCGCGCCGATCACCCGCGAAGCGCAGGCCAAGGTACGTGAAGCGCAAGCGGAAAAGCAATCCGACTGGAGCTGGGAACTCGACTACCAGCGCCGCGGCCGTGAGTTCGGCGACATGCTGAGCGTGCAGTTCAGCTTCGACCTGCCGCTGTTTCCCGGCTCCCGGCAGAACCCCATGATCGCCGCCCGGCACGCCGAACTGAATCAGTTGGAGGCCGAGCGCGAAGTCCTCGCACGCGAGCATGCCCAGCAACTGGAAGAGGACCTGGCCGAATACGAGCGCCTGAACCGCGCCGTGCGCCGCAGCCAGGACAGCCTGTTGCCCCTGGCCAAGGAAAAGGTGGAGCTGACCATGGCCAGCTACCGCGCCGGCAAAGGCGACTTGGCGCCCGTCATCGCCGCCAGGCGCGAACTGATCGAGGCGCGCCTCAAACATATCGACTTTGAAGAGCTGCGAGCCCTGACCAGCGCCCGCCTGTATTTCACTTACGGGGAGAATCACCAATGA
- a CDS encoding co-regulatory protein PtrA N-terminal domain-containing protein has protein sequence MKLLKPVLLMGSILLSSMAWAEGGSDRALARHAAQRDTVGTVMLQAEQVQPDQRPGQMVVCTK, from the coding sequence ATGAAACTTCTGAAACCTGTACTTCTGATGGGTTCGATCCTGCTGTCGTCCATGGCGTGGGCCGAAGGCGGCAGTGACCGAGCTTTGGCGCGCCACGCTGCGCAACGCGATACGGTCGGAACCGTGATGCTGCAAGCTGAGCAGGTGCAGCCCGACCAGCGTCCCGGGCAAATGGTTGTATGCACTAAGTAG
- a CDS encoding DMT family transporter: MTDTAQANKAFYPTRTATSATAIGVVAVVLWSCLALLTTLTEGIPPFELLALSFGVAFLASLFVIGLRGAAGFQAWRQPLSVWTVGFVGIFAYHALYFFALKAAPAAEASLLAYLWPLLIVLLSALLAGSRLRWRQLAGALLGLAGTAFIMLQRSQAEVATLPVAGYLAALGCALVWSTYSVVNRRFSEVPSSIIGGICGLVALAGMICHLAFEATVRPDLSQWAAIVGLGLGPVGLAFFAWDHATKHGSLPMLGALSYLAPLISTVLLIAVGKSHASPMLILPAVLIIVGAVIATSRSR, encoded by the coding sequence ATGACAGACACAGCGCAGGCCAACAAGGCCTTTTACCCAACCAGGACTGCAACCTCGGCAACGGCCATCGGCGTCGTCGCCGTCGTACTCTGGTCCTGCCTGGCCTTGCTGACCACGCTCACCGAGGGCATTCCTCCCTTCGAGCTGCTGGCGCTCAGTTTCGGCGTAGCCTTTCTGGCGAGTTTGTTCGTGATCGGGCTTCGCGGCGCTGCCGGCTTTCAGGCCTGGCGCCAGCCGCTGTCGGTGTGGACCGTTGGTTTTGTCGGCATCTTCGCCTATCACGCCCTGTATTTCTTTGCCCTCAAAGCTGCCCCGGCCGCTGAAGCCAGTCTGCTCGCCTATTTGTGGCCCCTGCTGATCGTGCTGCTGTCGGCGTTGTTGGCGGGCAGCCGGCTGCGCTGGCGACAATTGGCAGGCGCATTGCTGGGGCTCGCCGGCACGGCGTTCATCATGCTGCAACGCAGCCAGGCCGAGGTCGCGACGCTGCCGGTGGCTGGTTACCTGGCCGCACTGGGCTGCGCACTGGTGTGGTCGACCTATTCGGTGGTCAATCGCCGTTTCAGTGAGGTGCCCAGCAGTATCATCGGCGGGATCTGTGGCCTGGTCGCATTGGCCGGGATGATTTGTCATCTTGCCTTCGAAGCCACGGTCAGGCCCGATTTGAGCCAGTGGGCGGCGATCGTCGGCCTGGGGCTGGGGCCCGTTGGCCTGGCGTTCTTTGCCTGGGATCACGCTACCAAGCATGGCAGCCTGCCGATGCTTGGTGCCCTTTCCTACCTGGCGCCCTTGATTTCAACAGTGCTGCTGATCGCCGTCGGGAAAAGTCATGCCAGCCCGATGCTGATTCTACCCGCCGTGCTGATCATCGTCGGAGCGGTGATCGCGACCTCGCGATCCCGTTAA
- the tnpA gene encoding IS66-like element accessory protein TnpA produces the protein MQPQRRSYSKSFKVQVIQECAQPGASIASVALSHRLNANLVHKWIRGQKQKNTELQPAFIPFPMQLAGANSQTASSNICVEIQHPRGTVKVNWPTESAAACATFLRDLLR, from the coding sequence ATGCAACCACAACGCCGTTCCTACTCCAAATCCTTCAAAGTCCAAGTCATTCAAGAGTGCGCCCAGCCCGGCGCCTCGATTGCCAGCGTCGCGCTGAGCCATAGACTCAACGCGAACCTCGTCCACAAGTGGATTCGAGGGCAAAAGCAAAAAAACACGGAGCTGCAACCTGCTTTTATTCCGTTCCCCATGCAGCTAGCCGGAGCAAATTCGCAAACTGCATCATCGAATATCTGCGTTGAAATCCAGCACCCGCGTGGCACTGTCAAAGTGAACTGGCCGACCGAAAGCGCGGCTGCCTGCGCCACCTTTCTGCGAGATCTGTTGCGATGA
- a CDS encoding efflux RND transporter periplasmic adaptor subunit: MTARIWQGALLTGLSVALGVAGGYWFAQQRPSGMPQLAAESAATATDERKALYWYDPMYPQQKFDKPGKSPFMDMQLVPQYADAAADSAAISIDPSLTQNIGLRLAPVSRGALASSLEVVGVLAFNERDIAVVQARTAGFVERVYARAPGDVLKANAALADLLVPEWAAAQEEFLALKRNGDAGLLAAARQRLRLTGMPAALIAQVERSGKTQPTLTLTSPIGGVLQELDVRAGMTVAAGDTLARVNGLSSVWLAVAVPEAEVGAIAVGQAVEARLPAFPGEVLGGTVSAVLPETNPDSRTVRVRVELPNPDGRLRPGLTAQVRLNRSTEQSLLWVPSEAVIRTGRRALVMLAEDGGRYRPVEVQLGRENEGKTVVLQGLEEGQQVVASGQFLLDSEASLKGIVASTAQMPEPATAAPVLHEAEGQIVEITNQGVTLAHGPFKTLGMPGMTMTFPLADPALTQGFKVGDKVRVAVLQTDDGLLIERLQKLGGQP; this comes from the coding sequence ATGACTGCGCGAATCTGGCAAGGGGCTTTGTTGACAGGCCTGTCGGTCGCCCTCGGCGTTGCCGGTGGCTACTGGTTCGCTCAGCAGCGCCCGAGCGGCATGCCGCAGTTGGCCGCCGAATCGGCGGCAACGGCGACGGACGAACGTAAGGCGCTGTATTGGTACGACCCCATGTACCCGCAGCAGAAGTTCGACAAGCCGGGAAAATCGCCCTTTATGGACATGCAACTGGTACCTCAGTACGCCGATGCAGCGGCGGACAGCGCGGCCATCAGCATCGACCCCAGCCTGACCCAGAACATCGGTCTGCGCCTGGCCCCGGTCAGCCGCGGGGCCCTCGCCAGCAGTCTGGAGGTGGTCGGCGTATTGGCGTTCAACGAACGGGATATCGCGGTGGTGCAGGCGCGTACCGCTGGCTTTGTCGAGCGCGTCTATGCCCGCGCGCCTGGCGATGTGCTCAAGGCTAATGCAGCGCTGGCCGACCTGTTGGTGCCGGAATGGGCCGCTGCCCAGGAGGAGTTCCTCGCGCTCAAGCGCAATGGCGACGCCGGCTTGCTGGCGGCGGCACGTCAACGCCTGCGCCTCACCGGCATGCCGGCGGCGCTGATTGCCCAAGTGGAACGCAGCGGCAAGACCCAGCCAACCCTGACCCTCACCAGCCCGATTGGCGGTGTGTTGCAGGAGCTGGATGTGCGTGCGGGGATGACCGTGGCGGCTGGCGACACCCTGGCCCGCGTCAACGGCTTGAGTAGCGTCTGGCTCGCGGTGGCCGTTCCGGAGGCCGAGGTTGGAGCGATTGCCGTTGGCCAGGCGGTCGAGGCACGCCTGCCGGCCTTCCCAGGGGAAGTACTTGGCGGCACGGTCAGCGCCGTTCTGCCTGAGACGAATCCGGATAGCCGCACGGTTCGCGTGCGTGTCGAACTGCCCAATCCCGACGGCCGCCTGCGGCCAGGCTTGACCGCGCAGGTGCGCCTGAACCGGTCGACTGAACAAAGCCTGTTGTGGGTGCCGAGCGAGGCGGTCATCCGCACCGGCCGGCGTGCCCTGGTGATGCTCGCCGAAGACGGTGGGCGCTACCGCCCGGTCGAAGTACAGCTCGGACGCGAAAACGAAGGCAAAACGGTGGTGCTGCAAGGTCTCGAGGAAGGCCAGCAGGTGGTCGCCTCCGGACAATTCCTGCTCGATTCCGAGGCCAGCCTCAAGGGCATAGTCGCGAGTACTGCGCAAATGCCGGAGCCTGCCACAGCAGCCCCCGTCCTGCATGAGGCCGAGGGGCAAATCGTCGAGATCACTAACCAGGGCGTGACCCTCGCCCATGGTCCGTTCAAGACGCTGGGCATGCCTGGCATGACCATGACCTTCCCCCTGGCCGACCCCGCCCTGACGCAGGGGTTCAAGGTGGGTGACAAGGTACGTGTGGCGGTGCTCCAAACCGACGATGGGCTGTTGATTGAGCGCCTGCAGAAGCTGGGAGGCCAGCCATGA
- the ppnN gene encoding nucleotide 5'-monophosphate nucleosidase PpnN, whose amino-acid sequence MTPRHVINASVSPKGSLETLSQREVQQLSEAGSGSIYTLFRQCALAILNTGAHIDNAKTILDAYQDFEVRIHQQDRGVRLELLNAPADAFVDGEMIASTREMLFSALRDIVYTENELESRRIDLSCSQGITDYVFHLLRNARTLRPGVEPKLVVCWGGHSINTDEYQYTKKVGHELGLRKLDICTGCGPGVMKGPMKGATIAHAKQRMNGGRYLGLSEPGIIAAEAPNPIVNELVILPDIEKRLEAFVRVGHGIIIFPGGAGTAEEFLYLLGILMHPDNRDLPFPVILTGPKGSAPYLQQLHAFVGATLGEAAQQHYQIIIDDPAEVARQMTEALKVVRQFRRERNDAFHFNWLLKIEEGFQRPFDPTHQNMASLQLSRDLPPHELAANLRRAFSGIVAGNVKDKGIRLIEQHGPYEIHGDAAVMKPLDHLLQSFVAQHRMKLPGGAAYVPCYRVVT is encoded by the coding sequence ATGACCCCACGACATGTAATCAACGCTTCGGTAAGCCCCAAAGGCAGCCTGGAAACGCTGTCCCAACGCGAGGTGCAACAACTGAGCGAAGCCGGGTCGGGCAGTATCTATACGCTATTTCGCCAGTGCGCCCTGGCAATCCTCAACACGGGCGCCCACATCGACAACGCCAAGACGATTCTCGATGCCTACCAGGACTTCGAGGTTCGCATCCACCAGCAGGATCGAGGCGTGCGCCTGGAACTGCTCAACGCGCCGGCGGATGCCTTCGTCGACGGCGAGATGATCGCCAGCACCCGCGAGATGCTGTTCAGTGCCCTGCGCGACATCGTTTATACCGAGAACGAGCTGGAAAGCCGGCGCATCGACCTGAGCTGTTCACAGGGCATCACCGACTACGTGTTCCATCTGCTGCGCAACGCCCGCACCCTGCGCCCAGGCGTGGAACCCAAGCTGGTGGTGTGCTGGGGCGGCCATTCGATCAACACCGACGAGTACCAGTACACCAAGAAGGTCGGTCATGAACTGGGGCTGCGCAAGCTGGATATCTGCACCGGTTGCGGGCCCGGCGTGATGAAAGGGCCGATGAAAGGCGCCACCATTGCCCACGCCAAGCAGCGGATGAACGGCGGTCGTTACCTGGGCCTGAGCGAACCGGGAATCATCGCCGCCGAGGCGCCGAACCCTATCGTCAACGAGCTGGTGATCCTTCCGGACATCGAGAAGCGCCTGGAGGCCTTCGTCCGTGTCGGCCACGGCATCATCATCTTTCCCGGCGGCGCCGGCACGGCCGAGGAGTTTCTCTACCTGCTCGGCATCCTGATGCACCCGGATAACCGCGACCTGCCCTTCCCGGTCATCCTGACCGGCCCCAAAGGTTCGGCGCCTTACCTGCAGCAGTTGCATGCGTTCGTCGGCGCGACCCTGGGCGAGGCCGCGCAGCAGCACTACCAGATCATCATCGACGACCCTGCTGAAGTGGCACGGCAAATGACCGAGGCGCTCAAGGTGGTGCGGCAGTTCCGTCGTGAGCGCAATGATGCGTTCCATTTCAACTGGCTGCTCAAGATCGAGGAAGGTTTTCAGCGCCCGTTCGACCCCACCCACCAGAACATGGCCAGCCTCCAGCTGAGCCGCGACCTGCCGCCTCACGAGCTGGCGGCCAATCTCCGGCGCGCTTTTTCCGGTATCGTGGCCGGCAATGTGAAAGACAAGGGAATCCGCCTGATCGAGCAGCACGGGCCCTACGAAATCCATGGCGACGCCGCGGTCATGAAGCCTCTGGATCACTTGCTGCAATCATTCGTCGCGCAACACCGCATGAAGCTGCCGGGCGGGGCGGCCTATGTGCCCTGCTATCGGGTCGTCACGTGA